The following proteins are co-located in the Salvelinus fontinalis isolate EN_2023a chromosome 29, ASM2944872v1, whole genome shotgun sequence genome:
- the LOC129827492 gene encoding LRRN4 C-terminal-like protein, translating to MMSFCWNLAAMLLLPLLTPDLLPTRLINTRPLLTHAVPTSPPVTYPKIQYVTGMGFDYDEDDDTEEDASHFPPNHSKASSAFTLVPMQSKPCDYHPCQDNQLPCSQLSAQTRCLCPGLSGAGEPPHAPHLQKLVPGANGGAEVRWCAPASVVSGYRVVIEDRREEPLQFGGDSRSGALGELEAGVKVCVEAVNMAGTSAPSKLSCLRYDPPEATNLALRAGVIGGGLGFLLLLFLVTLVLWRRHTCKTGENSAEGLGNPSYSTEGML from the coding sequence ATGATGTCATTCTGCTGGAACTTGGCTGCTATGCTCCTTCTACcactactgacccctgacctgctTCCCACCCGCCTCATCAACACCCGCCCCCTTCTCACACACGCCGTTCCCACCTCCCCGCCAGTCACATACCCCAAGATCCAATACGTTACCGGCATGGGCTTCGACTACGACGAAGATGACGACACTGAAGAGGATGCTTCCCATTTCCCTCCTAACCACAGCAAAGCCTCATCAGCTTTTACTCTAGTTCCGATGCAGTCCAAGCCCTGTGACTACCATCCCTGCCAGGACAACCAGCTCCCCTGCTCCCAGCTCTCTGCTCAGACCAGATGCCTCTGCCCTGGTCTAAGTGGTGCAGGCGAGCCCCCTCATGCTCCACACCTCCAGAAGCTAGTGCCAGGCGCTAATGGGGGGGCAGAGGTACGGTGGTGCGCCCCAGCCTCTGTGGTATCTGGGTACCGGGTCGTGATCGAAGATCGAAGAGAAGAACCTCTCCAGTTCGGGGGTGATTCTCGGAGCGGGGCGCTGGGGGAACTAGAGGCAGGTGTCAAGGTGTGTGTGGAGGCTGTGAACATGGCGGGAACCAGCGCCCCCTCGAAGCTCTCCTGCCTGCGCTACGACCCCCCTGAGGCCACCAACCTGGCCCTAAGGGCAGGGGTTATCGGAGGGGGGCTGGGTTttctcctgctccttttcctggTCACCCTGGTCCTCTGGAGGCGACATACATGTAAAACAGGGGAAAACTCCGCAGAGGGGCTGGGAAACCCCTCCTACAGCACAGAGGGAATGCTGTGA